In Sebaldella termitidis ATCC 33386, one DNA window encodes the following:
- a CDS encoding propanediol/glycerol family dehydratase medium subunit, which translates to MNIDEKQLKDIIAGVIKEIQNEKGNCGCTSDGKISFGQGSSDNRLKLNENGQAKQGTRSDEVVIGIAPAFGESQTETIMHVPLYKVLREIIAGIEEEGLKFRIIRVTRTSDVCFIAHDAAKLSGSKIGIGIQSKGTAVIHQADLMPLSNLELFPQCPLLDLETYRAIGKNAAKYAKGETPNPVPVRNDQMVRPKYQALAAILHIKETEHVIPLSKPVELEAIFS; encoded by the coding sequence ATGAATATTGATGAGAAACAGTTAAAAGATATAATTGCCGGCGTAATAAAGGAAATTCAGAATGAAAAAGGAAACTGCGGATGCACTTCTGACGGGAAAATCAGTTTCGGACAGGGAAGCAGTGATAACAGATTAAAGCTGAATGAGAACGGACAGGCAAAACAGGGAACAAGATCAGACGAAGTAGTTATAGGAATAGCCCCTGCATTTGGGGAATCACAGACGGAAACTATTATGCATGTTCCGCTTTATAAGGTATTAAGAGAGATAATTGCAGGAATAGAAGAAGAAGGGTTAAAATTCAGAATAATAAGAGTTACACGTACATCTGATGTTTGCTTTATAGCACATGATGCTGCGAAGCTGAGCGGTTCTAAAATAGGAATAGGAATACAGTCAAAAGGGACAGCGGTAATACATCAGGCTGACCTTATGCCTTTAAGTAATCTTGAGCTTTTTCCTCAGTGTCCTCTTTTGGATCTGGAAACATACAGGGCAATAGGAAAAAATGCTGCTAAATATGCCAAAGGTGAAACGCCTAATCCGGTTCCTGTGCGGAATGACCAGATGGTAAGACCAAAATATCAGGCCTTAGCTGCAATATTACATATAAAAGAAACAGAGCATGTTATTCCGCTTTCTAAACCTGTGGAATTAGAAGCTATATTTTCTTGA
- a CDS encoding diol dehydratase small subunit produces the protein MDEVMIKNMVKEILNNIEKHDSGKKDSSGKIGVSSYPLGSRRPDLVRTPTNKTLDDITLENVMNGKITIEDLNITADTLELQAQVAEDAGRSSIARNFRRAAELTTIPDDRILQIYNSLRPFRSTKAELLQIADELENKYGALINAALVREAAEVYEKRKKLRSDD, from the coding sequence ATGGATGAAGTAATGATAAAAAATATGGTAAAGGAAATACTTAATAATATAGAAAAGCATGACAGCGGTAAAAAAGACAGCAGCGGGAAAATAGGAGTCTCATCTTATCCGCTTGGTTCCAGAAGACCGGATCTGGTAAGAACACCTACAAATAAAACACTTGATGATATAACGCTGGAAAATGTCATGAACGGTAAAATAACTATAGAAGATCTGAATATAACAGCTGATACGCTGGAGCTTCAGGCACAGGTAGCAGAAGATGCAGGAAGATCTTCCATAGCAAGGAATTTTAGAAGAGCAGCCGAGCTGACTACGATACCGGATGACAGAATATTACAGATATATAATTCATTAAGACCGTTTAGATCTACTAAAGCCGAGCTTTTACAGATAGCAGACGAGCTTGAGAATAAATATGGGGCATTGATAAATGCAGCATTGGTAAGAGAAGCCGCAGAGGTTTATGAAAAGAGAAAAAAATTAAGAAGCGATGATTAG
- a CDS encoding diol dehydratase reactivase subunit alpha, with product MKYIAGIDVGNSTTEVALAEISEDNAVKFLSSAFVLTTGIKGTLQNKHGIFGALQKVLQKSGLTYKDLSLIRINEAAPVIGDVAMETITETIITESTMIGHNPKTPGGIGLSSGITVMFEDILKQNANEDLVVIVTKENDFEEVAKTLNRAAKNGIKICAAIMQKDDAVLVSNRLDFNIPIIDEVSMIDKIPLGMKCAVEVAEQGKVIENLSNPYGIATVFGLTPEETKKIVPVSRALMGNRSAVVIKTPKGDVKERVIPAGSIEIIGENKTVKAGIEEGAERIMTGVESVQCVTDVRGEPGTNVGGMLEKVRQTMASLTKKLPSDIYIQDLLAVDTFVPVNIKGGLANEFSMENAVGIASMVKSDRLQMQIIAEELEKELGVKVEIGGVEANMAIMGALTTPGTDSPLAIVDMGAGSTDASIIDRQGRIFSVHLAGAGNMVTMLINSELGLADTGLAEDIKIYPLAKAESLFHIRHEDGTVQFFKEALKPEVFARVVVLKEDEMLPVPGEHSLEKIKAVRRSAKERVFVKNAIRALEFVSPTGNIRDIPFVIMVGGSALDFEIPELVTDRLAKYSIVAGRGNIRETEGPRNAVATGLILDIANKGRVK from the coding sequence ATGAAGTATATAGCAGGGATAGATGTGGGAAATTCAACTACAGAAGTAGCTTTGGCAGAAATCTCGGAAGATAATGCCGTAAAGTTTTTATCAAGTGCTTTTGTATTAACCACTGGTATAAAAGGAACCCTGCAAAATAAACACGGAATATTCGGAGCTCTGCAAAAAGTACTTCAGAAATCAGGACTTACATACAAGGATCTCAGTCTGATAAGGATAAATGAAGCTGCCCCCGTAATAGGAGATGTTGCTATGGAAACTATCACGGAGACTATCATTACAGAATCCACAATGATAGGACATAATCCCAAAACTCCAGGAGGAATAGGGCTGAGCTCGGGAATCACGGTTATGTTTGAGGATATATTGAAACAGAATGCCAATGAAGATTTGGTAGTGATAGTGACAAAAGAAAATGATTTCGAAGAAGTAGCAAAGACTCTTAATAGAGCAGCAAAAAACGGAATAAAAATCTGTGCTGCTATTATGCAGAAAGATGATGCAGTACTTGTCAGCAACAGGCTGGATTTTAATATACCGATTATAGATGAAGTGTCTATGATAGATAAAATACCTCTGGGCATGAAATGTGCCGTGGAAGTGGCAGAACAGGGGAAGGTAATAGAAAATCTTTCGAACCCTTACGGTATAGCAACAGTTTTCGGTCTGACCCCGGAAGAAACGAAAAAAATAGTCCCTGTATCCAGAGCACTTATGGGGAACAGATCAGCTGTAGTAATAAAAACCCCGAAGGGTGATGTAAAGGAAAGAGTTATTCCGGCCGGGTCAATAGAAATAATCGGGGAAAATAAGACTGTAAAGGCAGGAATAGAAGAAGGAGCAGAGAGGATAATGACAGGGGTGGAGAGTGTTCAGTGTGTTACCGATGTAAGAGGCGAGCCCGGAACGAATGTGGGCGGAATGCTGGAAAAAGTACGGCAGACTATGGCCTCTCTTACTAAGAAACTTCCCTCTGATATCTATATTCAGGATCTTCTGGCAGTGGACACCTTTGTTCCGGTGAATATAAAAGGAGGACTTGCCAATGAATTCTCCATGGAAAATGCTGTGGGAATAGCTTCAATGGTAAAATCAGACAGACTGCAGATGCAGATTATAGCTGAGGAGCTGGAAAAAGAGCTGGGAGTAAAAGTAGAAATAGGCGGAGTAGAAGCTAATATGGCCATAATGGGAGCTCTTACTACTCCGGGAACAGACAGTCCCCTTGCCATTGTGGATATGGGGGCAGGTTCTACAGATGCATCTATTATCGACAGACAGGGAAGAATTTTTTCTGTGCATCTTGCAGGAGCAGGAAATATGGTAACCATGCTTATTAATTCTGAACTGGGACTTGCAGATACCGGACTTGCAGAGGATATAAAGATTTATCCCCTTGCAAAGGCGGAAAGCCTTTTCCATATAAGACACGAAGACGGTACGGTACAGTTTTTTAAAGAAGCACTGAAGCCGGAAGTTTTTGCAAGAGTTGTGGTTCTAAAAGAAGACGAAATGCTTCCTGTGCCGGGAGAACATTCTCTTGAGAAAATAAAGGCCGTAAGAAGAAGCGCCAAAGAGAGGGTATTTGTGAAAAATGCAATCAGAGCTTTAGAATTCGTGAGTCCTACAGGAAACATAAGAGATATACCTTTTGTGATAATGGTGGGAGGTTCTGCACTTGATTTTGAAATACCCGAGCTGGTAACTGACAGGCTGGCAAAGTATTCCATAGTAGCAGGAAGAGGGAATATAAGAGAAACCGAAGGGCCGAGAAATGCAGTAGCCACAGGTCTGATACTCGATATTGCGAATAAGGGCAGGGTGAAATAA
- a CDS encoding glycerol dehydratase reactivase beta/small subunit family protein, which produces MRADIPAIKISVLDRNSEYIKEITYGIEEEGIPYEITEENFYNIKEKAFEISQASRLSVGIAVDKEEAVIHFSKLRIDKPLFILSLDGLEKEKLRIYGSNAARLIKGIPFK; this is translated from the coding sequence ATGAGAGCAGATATACCGGCAATAAAAATATCTGTTTTAGACAGAAATTCCGAATATATAAAAGAAATAACATACGGGATTGAAGAAGAAGGAATTCCGTATGAAATAACAGAGGAAAATTTTTATAATATAAAAGAAAAAGCATTTGAAATTTCACAGGCTTCCAGATTATCAGTGGGGATAGCCGTGGATAAAGAAGAGGCAGTTATCCATTTTTCAAAGCTTAGGATAGACAAACCGTTATTTATTCTGAGTCTGGACGGGTTAGAGAAAGAGAAGCTGAGAATATACGGAAGTAATGCTGCAAGACTTATAAAAGGAATTCCTTTTAAATAA
- a CDS encoding GlcG/HbpS family heme-binding protein — protein sequence MYPEKEYEELIKKIKTKVKEELNKNSKANVSGLNLDTAKRLADAAVKKAGEMGVNVAVAVMDIHGNMILFNRMDDSVLAAIEVAPKKAYTSAALRIPSSEVLKGGFDKLVETMEGKIAAFGGGLPVRSNGIFLGALGVSGGTSEEDIKIAEYAVNAVFG from the coding sequence ATGTATCCTGAAAAAGAATACGAGGAACTAATTAAGAAAATAAAGACAAAGGTAAAAGAAGAACTGAATAAAAACAGTAAAGCAAATGTTTCCGGACTAAATCTCGATACTGCAAAAAGACTCGCAGATGCAGCAGTAAAAAAAGCCGGAGAGATGGGTGTAAATGTAGCAGTGGCAGTTATGGACATCCATGGGAATATGATACTCTTTAACAGGATGGACGATTCCGTGCTGGCAGCTATAGAGGTAGCACCCAAAAAAGCTTATACCAGCGCAGCCTTGAGAATTCCGTCATCAGAAGTATTAAAAGGCGGTTTTGACAAGCTTGTGGAAACGATGGAGGGGAAAATAGCCGCTTTCGGAGGCGGACTTCCTGTGAGAAGCAACGGAATATTTCTGGGTGCTTTGGGTGTAAGCGGGGGTACTTCGGAAGAAGACATAAAAATAGCAGAGTATGCAGTTAATGCTGTGTTTGGATAA
- a CDS encoding aldehyde dehydrogenase family protein, with product MLDGLQLEDIIKKVINDVKNEKDINITNKENSCGHGIFTNIETAVDKAYEAQQTYNSRSLEERRNIISNIRKELLKYTEEMAEKTVAETKMGRIKDKILKNKLAIEKTPGVEDLGTEVFTGDDGLTLVELSAFGVLGSVTPVTNPTETIINNTIGALAGGNSIVFCPHPSAKNICLWLIKKLNGIITEAGGPENLVTSASEAKKENVDILFSHEKINMLVITGGTEIVKLALKSGKKVIGAGAGNPPVIVDETADIEKAAKDIVNGAGFDNNLPCIAEKEVLVLESVADYLIFNMEKAGAFHITDKEDIKKLEDTVYKNGMVNKEFIGKDAGFILEKSGIKCSFDPALITLETDINHVFVQKELMMPVLAVVRQKNFEEALKNAILTEHGLKHTAVMHSQNVTRLSIAAREMQTTIFVKNAPSYAALGFQGEGYTTFTIAGPTGEGLTSARNFTRKRRCVLGGSFSIR from the coding sequence ATGTTGGATGGTTTACAATTAGAAGATATAATAAAAAAAGTTATAAATGATGTAAAAAATGAAAAGGATATAAATATTACAAATAAGGAAAATTCCTGCGGACACGGAATTTTTACGAATATAGAAACAGCAGTAGATAAGGCTTATGAAGCACAGCAGACGTATAACAGCCGTAGTCTTGAGGAAAGAAGAAATATTATAAGCAATATAAGAAAAGAGCTTTTGAAGTATACTGAGGAAATGGCGGAAAAAACCGTAGCTGAAACAAAAATGGGAAGAATAAAGGATAAAATATTAAAAAATAAACTTGCCATTGAAAAAACACCGGGAGTAGAAGATCTTGGGACAGAAGTATTTACAGGTGATGACGGTCTTACGCTGGTGGAGCTTTCAGCTTTTGGGGTTCTCGGTTCTGTAACTCCGGTTACCAATCCTACAGAAACTATTATAAATAATACGATTGGGGCTCTTGCAGGAGGGAACAGCATAGTTTTCTGCCCGCATCCGTCAGCAAAGAATATATGTCTTTGGCTTATAAAAAAACTGAACGGAATAATAACAGAGGCAGGCGGACCTGAAAATCTCGTAACCTCAGCCTCAGAAGCAAAAAAAGAAAATGTGGATATATTATTTTCACATGAAAAAATAAATATGCTTGTAATAACAGGCGGAACAGAAATAGTAAAGCTTGCTTTGAAAAGCGGGAAAAAAGTAATAGGAGCAGGGGCTGGAAATCCTCCGGTTATTGTAGATGAAACAGCAGATATAGAAAAGGCTGCAAAGGATATAGTAAACGGTGCGGGATTTGATAATAACCTTCCCTGCATAGCTGAAAAAGAAGTATTGGTATTGGAAAGTGTTGCTGACTATCTGATATTTAATATGGAGAAAGCAGGAGCATTTCATATTACAGATAAAGAGGACATAAAGAAGCTTGAAGACACTGTATATAAAAATGGCATGGTAAACAAAGAATTCATAGGAAAAGACGCCGGCTTTATATTGGAAAAATCCGGTATCAAATGTAGCTTCGATCCGGCACTGATAACACTTGAAACAGATATAAACCATGTGTTTGTTCAAAAGGAGCTCATGATGCCTGTACTGGCAGTAGTAAGACAGAAAAATTTTGAAGAAGCACTGAAAAATGCAATTCTTACAGAACACGGATTGAAGCATACAGCAGTCATGCATTCACAGAATGTAACAAGGCTGAGTATTGCCGCACGTGAAATGCAGACAACGATTTTTGTGAAAAATGCTCCGTCATACGCAGCTCTCGGATTTCAGGGAGAAGGCTACACCACTTTTACAATAGCGGGACCTACAGGAGAAGGGCTGACAAGTGCAAGAAATTTTACAAGAAAAAGAAGATGTGTACTAGGAGGAAGTTTTTCCATAAGATAA
- the eutM gene encoding ethanolamine utilization microcompartment protein EutM, with protein sequence MAELSALGMIETKGLVAAIEAADAMVKAANVTLIGKEHIGGGLVTVMVRGDVGAVKAATDAGAAAAERVGELVSVHVIARPHGEIEMILPK encoded by the coding sequence ATGGCAGAATTAAGTGCATTGGGAATGATAGAGACAAAAGGACTGGTAGCAGCAATAGAAGCAGCAGATGCAATGGTAAAAGCCGCAAATGTTACTTTGATAGGAAAAGAGCATATAGGCGGAGGACTCGTAACAGTAATGGTGAGAGGAGATGTAGGAGCAGTAAAAGCAGCTACAGATGCCGGAGCGGCAGCAGCCGAGAGAGTAGGAGAACTGGTTTCTGTACATGTAATTGCAAGACCGCATGGAGAAATAGAAATGATACTTCCCAAATAA
- the eutM gene encoding ethanolamine utilization microcompartment protein EutM, which yields MSTMNALGMIETKGLVASIEAADAMVKAANVTLIGKEHIGGGLVTVMVRGDVGAVKAATDAGAAAAERVGELVSVHVIPRPHGEIEAILPK from the coding sequence ATGTCTACAATGAATGCATTGGGAATGATTGAAACAAAAGGTCTGGTTGCGTCAATAGAAGCAGCAGATGCAATGGTAAAGGCAGCAAATGTTACTTTGATCGGTAAGGAGCATATAGGAGGAGGTCTTGTAACAGTAATGGTAAGAGGAGATGTAGGAGCAGTAAAAGCGGCAACTGATGCAGGAGCAGCAGCGGCTGAAAGAGTAGGAGAACTGGTTTCTGTTCACGTAATTCCAAGACCACACGGAGAAATAGAAGCTATTTTACCTAAGTAA
- the eutS gene encoding ethanolamine utilization microcompartment protein EutS, which produces MDEKKQRMIQEYVPGRQLTLAHIIASPQKELAKKIGLDGSKVNAIGILTITPGEAAIIAADIATKNAAVEIGFVDRFTGSVVISGDVSSIESAVSEVVGYFQNTLRFSITEITRS; this is translated from the coding sequence ATGGATGAAAAAAAACAAAGGATGATACAGGAATATGTGCCCGGACGACAGCTTACTCTCGCACATATAATAGCAAGCCCGCAAAAGGAACTTGCCAAAAAAATCGGTCTCGACGGAAGTAAAGTAAATGCCATAGGGATTCTTACTATTACACCGGGAGAAGCTGCTATTATTGCCGCAGATATAGCTACTAAGAATGCTGCTGTAGAAATAGGCTTTGTGGACAGATTTACAGGCTCGGTGGTAATCAGCGGAGACGTGTCCAGTATCGAATCAGCAGTAAGCGAGGTAGTTGGTTACTTTCAAAATACTCTCAGATTTAGTATTACCGAAATAACAAGGTCGTGA
- a CDS encoding EutP/PduV family microcompartment system protein, with the protein MKRILLIGRTECGKTTLVQRLNGQALKYEKTQMLGYYDNMLDTPGEYMENRALYKALIISSYDCDVIGMVHSLNDERSVFPPNFSSAFTKPVIGIISKADLGGDVEKAKEILEDAGAEETFVISSYSNEGISALYEYLDDETSS; encoded by the coding sequence TTGAAGCGTATACTTTTAATAGGAAGAACTGAATGCGGAAAAACAACTCTTGTACAGAGATTAAACGGACAGGCATTAAAGTATGAGAAGACACAGATGCTAGGGTATTATGACAACATGCTGGACACGCCCGGCGAATACATGGAAAACAGGGCATTGTATAAGGCACTTATTATTAGTTCCTATGACTGTGATGTAATAGGAATGGTACACTCCCTGAATGATGAAAGAAGTGTTTTCCCTCCCAACTTTTCGTCTGCATTTACCAAGCCTGTAATAGGAATAATTTCCAAAGCAGACCTTGGAGGAGATGTGGAGAAGGCAAAGGAGATTCTTGAGGATGCAGGTGCAGAGGAAACATTCGTGATCAGCTCATACAGTAATGAAGGAATATCAGCCCTGTATGAATATCTCGATGATGAAACAAGTTCATAG
- a CDS encoding BMC domain-containing protein, with amino-acid sequence MKTEGDNQMDSYGYIETMGLLTAIEAADAALKAANVVFTNCYIVKGGIVTVELAGDVAAVTAAVEAGSESARKLGNFISKNVIARVDDETKKILKGDTFISDNNKDGKTEKEISEEELLQNEMEKEEESIEELDALEEIIKADIPTAEGDIPLYDEVIKSPEFSELENDEEAKIITETVKRNDSDGEPYETQEKITVIEEEINTKQTNNNTDYENMKVTDLRGIVKELNSHLTWNQVKAMNKKKLVETLKKNKREK; translated from the coding sequence ATGAAGACAGAGGGTGATAATCAAATGGATTCATATGGGTATATAGAAACTATGGGTCTGTTAACGGCAATTGAAGCGGCGGATGCAGCATTGAAAGCAGCTAATGTAGTATTTACTAACTGCTACATAGTAAAAGGCGGTATAGTTACCGTGGAATTAGCCGGAGATGTGGCGGCAGTTACTGCAGCGGTAGAGGCCGGAAGTGAAAGTGCCAGAAAGCTCGGAAACTTTATAAGCAAAAATGTAATAGCAAGAGTGGATGATGAAACGAAAAAGATACTAAAAGGCGATACTTTCATTTCGGACAATAATAAAGACGGTAAAACAGAGAAAGAAATTTCTGAGGAAGAATTACTTCAGAATGAAATGGAAAAAGAGGAAGAGAGTATAGAAGAACTGGATGCACTGGAAGAGATCATAAAGGCTGATATTCCTACTGCAGAAGGAGATATACCTCTTTATGACGAGGTAATAAAAAGTCCGGAATTTTCTGAACTGGAAAATGATGAAGAAGCAAAAATAATAACAGAAACAGTAAAAAGAAACGATTCAGACGGGGAACCATATGAAACACAGGAAAAAATTACTGTGATAGAAGAAGAAATAAATACAAAACAGACAAATAACAATACAGATTATGAAAATATGAAAGTCACTGATTTGAGAGGAATAGTAAAGGAATTGAATTCACACCTCACATGGAATCAGGTAAAAGCAATGAATAAGAAAAAACTTGTGGAAACACTTAAGAAAAACAAGAGAGAAAAATAG
- the eutM gene encoding ethanolamine utilization microcompartment protein EutM codes for MAVLNALGMIETKGLVAAIEAADAMVKAANVTLIGKEHIGGGLVTVMVRGDVGAVKAATDAGAAAAERVGELVSIHVIPRPHGEIEAILPKANVTAE; via the coding sequence ATGGCAGTTTTAAATGCATTGGGAATGATAGAGACTAAAGGATTAGTAGCAGCAATAGAGGCAGCAGATGCGATGGTAAAAGCAGCAAATGTTACTTTGATAGGAAAAGAGCACATAGGCGGAGGTCTTGTAACTGTAATGGTAAGAGGCGACGTAGGAGCAGTAAAAGCTGCAACTGATGCAGGAGCAGCAGCAGCAGAAAGAGTCGGGGAATTAGTATCTATTCATGTAATCCCAAGACCGCACGGAGAAATAGAAGCTATATTGCCAAAGGCAAATGTAACAGCAGAATAA
- a CDS encoding acetaldehyde dehydrogenase (acetylating) encodes MDKDLLSIQEVRDLLKEAKKAQSIYSTFTQEQIDAIVKEMSIEATKHEVELAKMANQETGFGKWEDKVLKNRLAAQGVYDYIKDMKTTGIINEDKNAKIIEIGVPMGIIAALIPSTNPTSTVIYKVMISLKAGNAVVISPHPNAKECIIRTAEILIEAAERMGAPKGLIGVIKTPTLQATNELMKHKDTSLILATGGEAMVKAAYSSGTPAIGVGPGNGPAFIERSADVKLAVKRILDSKTFDNGVICASEQSIVTESIIRNDVIAELKKQGAYFLNREESDKVGSILMRANGTMSPKIVGKTAVYIAEMAGVSVPSDTRVLISEEREVSHANPYSREKLCPVLGFYTEENWETACERCIEILQNEGVGHTMTIHSENDNVIREFALKKPVSRLLVNTAAALGGVGATTNLAPAFTLGCGAVGGSSTSDNISPLNLMNIRRAAYGTKELCDLRNSGGSSCECQSGAEAELEQIVKKVLNELLS; translated from the coding sequence ATGGATAAGGATTTACTATCAATACAGGAAGTACGTGATTTGCTGAAAGAAGCTAAAAAAGCTCAAAGCATATATTCGACTTTTACTCAGGAACAGATAGATGCAATAGTAAAGGAAATGAGCATAGAAGCCACAAAGCACGAGGTAGAGCTTGCCAAAATGGCAAATCAGGAAACCGGTTTTGGTAAATGGGAAGATAAAGTATTAAAGAACCGTCTTGCTGCACAAGGTGTATATGATTATATAAAAGATATGAAAACTACGGGAATCATAAATGAAGATAAGAATGCAAAAATAATAGAAATAGGGGTTCCTATGGGAATTATAGCGGCGCTTATTCCGTCAACTAACCCTACTTCTACAGTAATATACAAAGTTATGATATCCCTGAAAGCAGGAAATGCTGTAGTAATAAGCCCGCATCCGAATGCAAAAGAATGTATCATAAGAACAGCGGAAATATTAATAGAAGCTGCTGAAAGAATGGGAGCGCCTAAAGGTCTTATAGGTGTAATAAAAACACCTACATTACAGGCTACAAACGAGCTTATGAAACATAAGGATACATCGCTTATTCTAGCTACAGGCGGAGAAGCAATGGTAAAGGCTGCATACAGTTCAGGAACACCTGCAATAGGTGTGGGACCAGGTAACGGACCTGCATTTATAGAAAGAAGTGCGGATGTAAAGCTGGCAGTAAAAAGAATACTGGACAGTAAAACTTTTGATAACGGGGTAATATGTGCCTCTGAACAGTCAATTGTTACTGAAAGCATTATCAGAAACGATGTAATAGCCGAACTGAAAAAACAGGGTGCTTACTTTTTGAACAGAGAAGAAAGTGACAAAGTAGGAAGCATTCTTATGAGGGCAAATGGAACAATGAGTCCTAAAATCGTAGGGAAAACAGCTGTTTATATAGCTGAAATGGCTGGAGTATCTGTTCCTTCAGATACAAGAGTACTTATTTCCGAAGAAAGAGAAGTTTCGCATGCTAATCCTTACTCAAGAGAAAAGCTTTGTCCTGTATTAGGATTTTATACAGAGGAAAACTGGGAAACTGCTTGTGAAAGATGTATAGAAATATTACAGAATGAAGGAGTCGGGCATACTATGACAATTCATTCGGAAAATGATAATGTAATCAGGGAATTTGCACTGAAAAAACCTGTTTCAAGACTTCTTGTTAATACAGCGGCAGCTCTCGGAGGAGTAGGAGCAACTACTAATCTCGCACCGGCATTTACACTTGGATGCGGAGCAGTGGGAGGAAGTTCTACTTCGGATAATATATCACCTCTGAATCTGATGAATATCAGAAGGGCAGCATACGGGACAAAAGAATTATGCGATTTGAGAAACAGCGGGGGAAGCAGCTGTGAATGTCAGTCAGGGGCAGAAGCAGAACTTGAACAGATCGTAAAAAAAGTTTTAAATGAACTTTTATCTTAA
- a CDS encoding cobalamin adenosyltransferase has protein sequence MPVITEEFLRKLEKQGKLNTLTIDKKDILTPSAREFLSSRKLDPESRSEIPAVSAESENTVKEAAPVYKYKCYTTDALFEKKPEYMTQIFGNYLVVKNHKRIVLRGKFDILQAETIKYWKKYQKNKKLESDFSQAYRYIRDLFICEMTDSEFIERDVLGHTIDSLKDITHNTVKYFKTGHLFEINADFGEDVIDINCLRALSRECEVAAVDAFYKEGKTEHNDILKALNRLSSIFYLMMLKANNGDYK, from the coding sequence ATGCCTGTTATTACTGAAGAATTTTTAAGAAAACTGGAAAAACAGGGAAAACTGAATACTCTAACAATAGATAAAAAAGATATTCTTACACCCTCAGCCAGAGAATTCTTAAGCAGTAGAAAACTAGATCCTGAAAGCAGGAGTGAAATTCCTGCGGTATCTGCAGAGTCTGAAAACACAGTCAAAGAAGCTGCGCCGGTCTATAAATATAAATGTTATACTACTGATGCACTGTTTGAAAAAAAACCGGAATATATGACACAGATTTTCGGAAACTATCTTGTGGTAAAAAATCATAAGAGGATAGTTCTCAGAGGGAAATTTGATATTCTTCAGGCAGAAACCATAAAATACTGGAAAAAATATCAGAAAAATAAAAAGCTGGAAAGTGATTTTTCACAGGCTTACAGATATATAAGGGATCTTTTTATATGTGAGATGACTGATTCGGAATTTATAGAAAGAGACGTATTAGGTCACACTATAGACAGTCTTAAAGATATTACGCATAATACAGTGAAATATTTTAAAACAGGACATCTTTTTGAGATAAATGCAGATTTCGGAGAAGATGTAATAGATATAAACTGTCTGAGAGCACTCTCAAGAGAATGTGAAGTAGCAGCAGTAGATGCTTTTTACAAAGAGGGGAAAACAGAGCACAATGATATTTTGAAAGCTTTGAACAGATTAAGCAGTATTTTCTACTTAATGATGTTAAAAGCAAATAACGGGGATTATAAATAA